A window of Anas acuta chromosome 5, bAnaAcu1.1, whole genome shotgun sequence genomic DNA:
CTACCGGGAGCTCTACCACATCCTGGAGAACCACAAGTTCACCAAGGAGTCCCACGCCAAGCTGCAAGCCCTCTGGCTGGAAGCTCACTACCAGGAGGCGGAGAAGCTGCGGGGGCGACCCCTGGGGCCGGTGGACAAGTACCGGGTGAGGAAGAAGTTCCCCCTGCCCCGCACCATCTGGGACGGCGAGCAGAAGACGCATTGCTTCAAGGAGCGGACGAGGCATTTGCTGCGGGAGTGGTACCTGCAGGACCCTTACCCCAACCCCAGCAAAAAGCGGGAACTGGCTCAGGCCACGGGACTTACCCCCACGCAGGTGGGCAACTGGTTCAAAAACCGCAGGCAAAGGGACAGGGCGGCAGCCGCCAAGAACAGGTAGGTGCtgcccggccccgagcccccccgggctCGCTTCTCCGCCGGGGGCCCCGCCGTGATGCTGGAGTTTCTCCCGGGGAAAAGCAGCGAGccaaggcaggagcagagggggaaaagCCTACGGGGTTGtctattctttttatttccctttattttcatttttgtattatttttttccttttttatttttatttttattttttaatgatggGACCCCCCCGGCTGGGGATGCTGCCGTGACCTCAGCAGAGCctggagggaggaaaaagggcCCTTCGCGGCTTCAAAACCCCCTTCAAAGTTTTCCCCGGCCATACCGAGCCCAATTTCACGTAGGGCTGCGTGGGGCAGAGCCGGCAATGCCCTTCCCCGGCGCTCCGGCCCCACGTCCTTACTCTCCCCCCTCTTGCTCTAAGCCTCGCAGCGTTCTTTGggtcacttttttctttcttttcttttttttcccttcccttaaAGAGCAAAACAGCTGCCCACAACGCCTGGCAGCGACACAAGCAGCGCGGGGAGCAGATCCCTCGATATTTTGGAGCCCGGGGAGGGGTCCCACTGTCCCCGCAACCCCTGCCGGAGAGGGGACGGAGCCGCCGGACTGGGGAAACTGGGTTGAACTGGAGGTTGGGGGCGGCctggggggggagcgggggccGGGCGGTGatgctgtgtgtgtgccccTTCCTTGCAGGCTACAGCAGCAGGTGCTAGCGCAGGGCTCGGGGCGCTCGCTGCAAGCGGAGGAGGAGAGCGGCGGGGAGGCGCTGGgggccccctccagccccgccgccagccTCTCCAGCAAGGCGGCCACCTCCGCCATCTCCATCACATCCAGCGACAGTGAATGTGACATCTGACGCCGACATCCACGACAAAGccgggaaggggggggggagagccgGCAGGTCGAGCTCTCCCCCCCCAACAACTCGGTGCCAGCCCGTGGGGGGCACGGAGCGCGGCCCCCGCAGCGGACTGCATTcagcaaaaaaacacacacacacacacacaaaaaaaaaaaagaaaaaacggGATCAAAAGTCGCCGCCGCCTTTATTTCGAAGGATTCGCAGAGTTcatgcctaaaaaaaaaaaatagaaatacataagtaaataaatcacaaaacgtaaaaaaaaaaatacagaaaaaataagataaaaaaaacGAATGCCAAGCTGCAAAATGTCCGAGCGCCTGCGCTTATCCCGCGGGGGTGCTTCATGGTGAAAAGACGCTGTTCTTTTGGTTGGGTTTCGCTTTACTTTAAAgggtttttatatatatatatatataatgtttatttacttatttaaggGATTGCTATGGTagattttttctattattattattattaattattattattttttggcttgTTCTCTATGTGCACAGGTGACTTGTAGAGCATGTGCAGGACGAAACTGTATGAAGCAGCCTAAAaccataataaaatatttggtgaACGACCCTCGGATCTGCTTTGAAATGACGGTGTCGGTCTCCAGCCCGCCGGTTTATGCGGAGCAGATCTCGGAGGCCACGAGCATTTCAGCATCAGCTCGGCAGGAACCGAAATAGCCGGGTGCTCGCCACCGGGGGTGATGTCCGTGCAAggcagggggcttggggggtCGGGGAGGGCCGGGAAGAGGAGATGGGAGCAGGGTTGGGGTTGCTGGAGGATGCGGGTgcccagggaagggaaggagaatgGGGATGGAGAAGGCATCGCCGCGGTTTTTTGTATTCCAAGGGGTGAGATTTTGGGGATTGTCGGCGGCGAATTGCCggggagggatggaggaaaaataatatatttaaaaaaaaaaaaaaagggggaaaaaaaaagaaaaaaaaaaaaaaggaaagaaaaaagggggaaaaagggcaAGAAGCAGCTGGGTTCAGCCCAGCCGGGGACGCCAAGGGAAAGCCAGGTTTTCTCCCCGAGCCGGCAAAAGCAAAGGGAAGCCGGGGACTTACCGGGAAGGGCCGGATGGGGGGCGAGAGACCCCAAAAAACCCAGCCCGGCTCCGGGGCAGGGCTGTCCCCTCCGTCCTCCCCCCTCGCTTTGTTTCGCAGCGATTTTCCTGGAGGAGACCAAACGGCAGCTCGGAGGAGCAGGGCTAAGCTTTTTCTCCCGGCAGAAGGCTTTTCTCTTATACAATTTGACGTTGATCTTTAAAGCTCCTGAGCTGTGCTTTTTTTGGCTGCCGGGTCCAGGCGTtgttctcccccccccctcctccccgtccccagggagctgcctcCCCTCTAAGCCGATTGATGGGtccggggctgctgcagctttctgtggGGCAGAGGTTTGCGAGGTGGGTTTTTTAGGGTTGTTTTCAAGGAGCTGATGCCCCGGCTGGGTTTCTTTGCGGTGGCTGGAGAGAGCAAATCGTGGTGCGGTAAATCCCGATTTTTTCTGAGGGGGAACAGAGATGGGGCTTCCCCACCTGAGAGAGGGGTCGGAGCCCTGCTTGCAGCCCGGCACCGGCTCTGTCGGccctaagaaaaaaaactaaaagCCACCGGTTTGTCCCCAGCACACCGCGCTGGGATGCTCGGACCCAGGCACCCAGTTTAGGGCCGGATTTTGGGAACGGGCGGCACTTTCCACCGGGGACTTTtttcggaaaaaaaaaaaaaaaagtaaaaaatacgatttttttctcccaccagAGAACGGAATGTGCTCAAATGCGCcctattatttcatttctttcccgGAGACGGGTGCAGCGGGTCGAGATTTCTCCACGGGCTTTGCAGGCTTAGCGTTTAGGAATTAAAGCCCCGGGAAAGACAAGTGCAGAGGCAGACAAATACACGAACGAGGGGttttcactcaaaaaaaaaaaaaaaaagaagaaaaaaaagaaaaaagaaaaaaaatgggactggggcaagggggggggggcgcataTTCGGAATTTCGACGGAGGCTTGGGGCGCTGCGAGCGCTGCCGTTTGGCATCTCCGCCGCAACCTGCGGAGGAAAAATCGGGTTTGGTTTTCCCCTctgcccctttcccttcccaccctGGAAGGGAATGCCCTTCCCCTGGCGTTTTTTTCATCCGTTTTCTTGTTTAATAAGGTCGGCCCCAGCCGTCGCCCTCCCGAGCTTTCGgctgttttaaaaatcataataatCATCATCGGGGGCAAGGCAGGGGGAGCCTGTATTTACATTAAACAAAACGCTCGGCACAGGGGCGCTAAAAAGTCTGCCTCGACCCCTCTCTCTCCGGTTtgacaaagaaggaaaatattgtaTCAGAAGTGAAGTGAATGGGGAGGGCGGGGAAGAGAAACAGCTTTTCCTCTAttcagctggggagggggggggagagaaatgtTTGAATATTTCCGTTTCTTTTGAGAaacggggcagccccgggcagggcTGAATGGGAAAGTCTTGTAAGCGGGCTGGGAGGCTGTCAAACTGCTCAGGGTAATCACTGCTAATGAAGGGGGCTCCAGCCCTCCCTGGGACAAAGGATGCTTACGAGTGCTCGCCGGGGCTGAATAGCTAATAAGTTTGCGAGGGGGAAAAAGGAGTGAGCTGTCCGCAAATTGAttttgcaagaggaaaaaaaaaaaaaaaaaaaaaaaaagaggaaagcaaaaggcTCACAGGTTGGGGCGAGCCTGGCCCCGGTGCAGCTGGGGACAGAAGGCCCACTTAGCCTGGGCGCTTTGTCCCAGCCTGGagctccagaggagggctgctgggctgctgctgcttggaagCAGGCTtggagggagggctgggggctgcaggagcctcGGGAAGGCCACACTGGCCTTGGCAGGCCGGGAGctgtgccccagctgctgcctggccccGGTGATGCTCCCTGCAtgcccagctctgtgctccaGTTTGCACCAGTGCCACCAAGCACCATCCCTCGGTGACCTGGCTGCCCCTCACCTGAGTGTGGCGTTCCCTTGGGAGGGCAAAAAGTGGGGGTGTGTGGAGATCTGTGCAACGTTTGGCCCTCACCAGCACCCTGGTTGGAAAGGAGGCTGGGTGAGGCAAGGAGCTGATGCAGCTCGTGGCGGGGGGAAGCACGAGAGCCGGTTGTGGTTTGGTCCTTTCATGCATCCAATTAAAGGCTCAGGAGGATCAGACTCCATCTCAGCTCCAGGTACCCCTGGCTGATGCGGGGGCAATACCATGAGAGAGCACATCACACCCCTCCCGCAGCAATGCCTTGCGttgtcttttttatattttcattctttatttctcCTCCAGAAGATCCAAACACCTTTGCTGGAGGGGAGGATGGAGGGTGGGAGGGCACAAAGGGCACCGTGCATGGCCTGGGCCTGATCTCTCCCCGTCCTCTCCGCAAGGAGCCCCAATTCTGGGCTGACCTCGCTGTGCCTGCCCCGGAGGGGGGGTGAGACCTGTCTGGGAATTGAGGGAAGGAACAAGTCATGTCAGATCCCCTGAGGGATACAGCACTTTGCACTCTCTCGTCCTCTATTCTCAACATGGGGGTGACGGATAAAGCCCTTggagttttgtttccttctctttcaggaCAGGCTGCAAGACTCCCAGCACAAGTCCTGGGAATGGCTCCCCTCCCTTCACCATTTGCTACATTCAGCCCAAGCCCTGCCGAAATGTAGAatttccctggggagcccatTTTaaccctgctgccttctgatCTGCAGCACAGACCCCACCAGCACACACCTTCCTTGCAAGAAAAATGGTTTGGAGGGCAGTTCCCAGCTTCAAAGgtcacaaaagcaaataaatccaTGTTTTTGTTCCCTCTGGCTCCTCCCAGAGGCTGGGCAGAGGCATGGTGGCACCATGACTTGCGCTTCATGCCTTGTCCCCCCACACCCCGCAGAGGAGGACCTGGTGCCACCCTCCGTGGGGTCGGCCCTGGGGCCTCAGCCCACCTCTCTTGGGCTGCTTCTCTCCCAGGAAGCCTCAAAATGGTGCCAGTCACCCCCCAACCTCCCCTTGTAGCCTCTTGGTTCACCACAGGGAGGTCTCTCTGCCCAAACACGCCTTCAGCCAACATGGACTCCCCCTTGGAAAACCTCTAGCAGGGTTTTAGCTCAGAGTAGTCACAGTAGAGACACATCATGGACATGGCAACATGTCTATGTCATTAAATGTCACATCCTGGTGGTGCTGCCCACTGGCAGGGATGGTCTATTCCATGCTCTTCAGCCCTCTTACCCCCCCAAACAGGTGGTGGTGTTCAAAGATCAGACAGGAGAGGATCTGCAGCAAGGGAGGTTGTCATAATCCAGTGGCAGAAGCAGAAAGGGAGCATATATTTGCCCTGAGTGCCCACATCTCATCTTCAGCAGCCTCAGAAGTTCAGCCCCTTGGAAAAGTTCACCTGGGCTAAATGCAGATTTCCAAGGGGTCCTGCAGGAGATACATGGCCTGTGATGCACATGGTTTGGGGCTTCACTAGGATGAACATGGGGTTTTGTGCCAGCACTACGTCTTCTTTTGCAAGACCCACTGGCTGCGATGAAGAACCCTACAATGGGAGAGCAGGACgtggtttttcttttggctCGAAAACTTTTGCTTTCAATGACCATTAGTGGCTTCACTCAGAACAAAGACATCCCATTTCTCCTAATTTTGCCTGGTTGGGCTACCTATTGAAACCCATGTGCAGAAGCAATTCTTGAAATGCTTTCCGACCACAGAGCTGCAATGCCGAGGTATCAAGGCCAGAACGACAGCCCTCCTTCTGCAACATCGTACTGGAGGATAATTCCCCATTAAATGTGCAGTGAAGGCAGCCACACGTAGGGACGCACAGCCACTGTGTTCTCAGACACTTCAAAGAAACACAAGGACATGGAACTGCTCTTCTGGGAGCAAATTGCTGCGTCTgtaagctgaaaaacaaaaacaaaaccagctttctCGTAAACATCTCTATCAGGACTCCAGTACTGGAAACCGCTCTGCAGGCCAGGCAGGGTTTTTAAGTCAATCTGAAGGCTTTGTGGGTCATTCTTCAAAATTACCTTGGTTCGCAATCACTTCCCCATGCGCTTTGTGCCCTCTGCTTCTCCATAAAGGCCGGCAGCCGCTGTGGGGACAGAGAGATGTCCCCAACGCCGACGTGGAGGAGGCCGATCTCAGGTTCATGGCGCGATCAGTGGGGGCGAGGCCTTCCCCGGGTAGGTGACTCCACGCCCCTAATCCCACCCGGGTGCGGTAATCCAGCCCCGTCAATCTGGCTCCGTTGCCCGAGGGACAATcccagcctcctccccctccaTCCCTGGCGGTAGAGAAGCCCCAGGAGGCTTTAACCGAGAGCAGCTCTCTAATCAAGTTCCCCGCCTGCGAGAGCTTGCTGTCTATTGACTGCAGGGGTAGGTGAGACTCCCGAGGCCAGAGTTGAGCTTCTGTGAGTATTGTTCCCTCTCTTCCCGCGGTCTTCTTTATCCCTTGACATCCTCGAGCGTTGAAGGAGCGATGCTAACCAGTTTGATTGTTGTGCTGGAGTATTTCCCAGCAGATTTGCTTGGCGGGTCACTCGTGGGTCAGAAGTACTTCAGGGCGTCGGTGGTGGGGTGTCTCCTGCGGGGAGAGGCTCTCGAAGCAATACCAGAATCACTCTGCTACTTGTCAGCACATAGTTCATGGCTCCTTCGCCGATCTGCTCGTCTCTTTCCAACTTCTTTAAGCTGTTGTTCccagtaataaataatatttcgCTTTATTGCTATGCAACGCTAATAAAAACTCCTATTGCGATATTTTAGCTGGTCCCTGCCACTTTCTTCTGGCCTTGCTTCTGTTGGAAACTCGCTGTCTCCAGGAGCCAAGAGGTCAACAACAGGCTCCTTGCTCCCTTCCAAAAGCTCTCTGCTAAATGGAGCCATAAAAATTCACCTGAAAATCTTCCTTATGGTGGCATCCTTGGTGTGCATGGGGCTTGACGGATTTGGCTCTCCACCCTGGGCCCCTGCAGCTTCAGGTCTCGCCTTTCACCCATCCTAAGCCTTCATCACCCGTTGACTTTTAAGGGTGTCATCTCAAAACAGAGTGTTTGTAGGAGTTGGGCTTTAAAcagatgaaatataaaaaattaaggtTTGTAATGCAGCCCAAGAGCAAAGCGAAGAGCTGCTCTGTCtgtggcttgttttttttcGAGACAAGTATTTGTTCTATTACTTATTGATGCTGCTAATTGCCATCAGAGGgttgggaggggagggggaacaGGCCGAGCTGCTGGACGTGGAGCCCTTCTGAGACAAACGAGCTCTGAGAAGTACCAAACTTGCCGTAGCCGTCCTGGAATACATTTTGCAAAGGCAGCCAGTGCTCTGCATCTCTGCGCAGAGAAAGCTGAAAGTGCTCAGCTCTTTTCATCCTACAAAATATGGACACAGTTGCTTCATTTTAAGGCCCTGAGTTTGAAAATGCTGACCAAAGAACTCAGGTTTGGGGCAGGTTTGAATGGAGAGAAAAATCACTTTAGAACTGTTTTCATGTCTTCCATTTTGGAAAATCGTATGTAAATCCTTTCTTTCAATGTGCTGTCAGGCCACTGCACCCAGGAACCCTTTGCTCTCCTGAATAAAAGGCAAAAACCCCTCTCGCACatcatgcacacatacacatgcagggagaagagggaggaggagatgagAGAGGGAGCTCTTAGTGTTCAGGCTAAAATAAACGCCCATTACAGAAATATAAAGTacacaaaggaggaaaaaaaaaagcacattgcaTCCACATTAGATATTTAATAGGTTATTTCTTTACATGTGCAGTATATGCCTTTTTATATAGCTGATATCTCTTGTATTGGAGTATGAGCATTAACCTCCTACAATTCACCTTGGTTTGCAAACTGTAAGAATCAATTCACCTAAGATGGATGTTCACATCTAGTTAGCTTTCTGCATTATCTCAGCTGGAGAGGTCACTAAAAATAGTTGTATAGCACTTTAAATTTTCAACAGGGAGACTTTATTATCGTTTAGATCCATCATCGTTACTTTACCTACCATGGTTCTTCCAGCTGAAATAATGCACAGAGCTGGTAGTGGCTAAGTGTTTTCAGAGTTCATGCACTGATGAGCAGGACAGCTTGGACAATATCTGAATTGCTAGCAACAGCAAACTGAGCAAGCTGTATGGACAGCGGAACACCGTTTCAGTAAATCCCTACTGCTTCAACTATTTCatcaaaaatgcctttttttttttttttttttttccttctctcccgCACTGCGGAAGCGGGACCGAGCTGTCACCGCGTGCAGCCCTGATCCTGCAGTGTGTAGCCTTCACGAGCAGCagtccccggtgtccccagtGGTCCTGCAGGAGTCGGCGGGCCTTTTGTGCCACCAAGCATCGGGGGGTTGCAGGGTCACCTCCGCATTGTGTGAGACAGGGCGACGGGAGAAAGGCTGCTCTGAACAAGGCTGCAGCAACGGCTTTCATTTGTTATCTTTATTACTCTGAACAATTTCCTGTGCTTTGTTAGGAAGAAGTCACCTTGCCGAGGCTCTCCTGGCCTTCCAGGCATTGGAACTCGCTGTTCACATGTCACCTCTATATGTCACTGTACATACACagatacactttttttctgttcagttttgtttgtgttaCTGGGCTGACTCAACCATTACAAGGTCTCTTAAGTTTCACCTTCCAAGTGCAGACGTCTGAGAGCTCAGGGAGCCCCCAgtgccctggcccaggtgctCACCCCGGCATTGCTGATCCCGTTTGCATTTTATGTCTCCAGTAAAGCCATGGGGACAAGGCTCAGAGCAGCTCGTGAGTGTCTGGGAGCACCAGCACTGCATCAAAAGTCACTAAAAGCTATGGAGCAGACTGACTCCTTGGTGACATTGCAAAGTGGGTGTCATCAATGAAGtgtttcacttatttatttaatagaagGGTAATACGTATTTGTAGCATAAACAGATGGTGAGCTCTGCATCACATCTCGATATCAACTCATCCAAACTATTTTAAGATTAGCAGAGAGGTTCCTGCTGACTTTAGTGGCCATTAGGTCAAATCCTTGATAGAACAACATGAAACTACAATTTTCAAGTGTTTAATCAGCTAGACATTAAACTTTTTAACACAATGCATAACAGAGCCTATGAGAAATCTCTTTCCACCCTTGCAATTCTACATCACCATGCCAGAAGAGGCTGTGGGCTGCCAAGCATTAAGAAAAGCCAGAGAACACCTCCTTTCCCTGGGGCTGGGTGAAGTGGGCAGCAGCTTCCCTATAgtggctgcagggagcctgCCTCACGCCGGGTGTCAAAAACAGGTAGGTCTTTAGCTGTGTCAACAAAAAAGGATGTTGACCCAGATTTGTCAGTCCTAGTGGTATGGAAGTCAGATGAAAGTTAGCCATTAAGCTAAAGTTTGAGAatattttcagctgctgctgtctttgTGAATGATGGAAGCAGTGCACACCTGTGGAGACATACAAGGAGATATGGCTTTGACTAGATTGTAGAAACTACAGAGATACATAAAAGTTTATATGTATAGTTTCATATAGAGGTTTGTAGAAAGATTTGGGGTGTAAAAGCACTGCAAggatttctcttcccttctcccttcttttcaaTATATTCCTAATGCTTGTGGTATGCCAAACACCTGGTCTAGCCATAGGAGCTCAAGGAGCTCAGAATCTCACAGATAGCACCTGTGCTGCCCAATTTCTTCAGTTCATCCTCCTAAGAGCCAGCCCTTACCTGGCTTTGCCAAAACACCGGGGCATCAACAAGCTGAAGGGCTTCTAGTACGTgtccatgaaaacaaaaccaaaaccaaaccaaaacaaaccaaaacaaaacaaaataaaaaacactatCTGAGCAGGGAAACGGGATATGAGGGGTGTTACATGATGAACCAAAACTTCTGAACACCAGGAGTGAGAGAAGCCCCAGCTCACCCTAACACATCAGTTTGGCAGTTTTTCTACACTACTGGAAACTGAAAATCCTTCATAATCAGTTTTTGTAATAAATCTCCCTTTTCTATTCTCATCACTTGAGATGAACCATGACCGAAGATTTAAGAGCTAAATCCCACAGAACTTCTGGTGATGCTGCCAGTGGTCAAATGCTGTATGACAAGGCCAGAAGGTCTTCCAGTGAAGAGAATACGGGGTACATATGATGCAAGAGAAACAAATCACTCTTCCATCTCTGTAAAACTAGAGATGACACAGGAATTTGGAAACAGTTTAAAGACACGGAGAGGTTGCATCTCTTTCCTGTGACCtaagaaaatatgcatttaaaaggtgagataaagtatttttatttgtttgtttgtttgttttttaaatctaattcCCTCCCATACTCTCAAAAAGAGTCGACACCAACTTGCTCTGCTACATGGATGCCTCTACTAAGGCTACTCACCAATTTTTCACATCCCTGCCTGCCCTGACTGTACCGAGCCTGGAGGTGGGTCTGACCTGAgagcagcaaaaggaaacaccaggaaaatgcagaaaaacatcACAGTAGTACGATGCTGCCCCTTGGTTAGGGACTTTCTGAGCCCCAGGAGGATTTCTGTCCCACGAACCTCCCTTTGAATCATGGAAACTTCTACCAACCGCAGCGTCTTGAGTCAGCGTAACTGAACATGGTGCTCATATTCAGCACCATGAGTTCTTGTTtagctcacacacacacacgttatGTCTTAATGGGTCAAACTGTGCTAATTGTGGCAGCATCACCTGCCTGGGAGCTCTGCTGTGATTGCCATTTGTGCACCatgcaaaggaaggaaaagtaacAAAGCTTTGTTTATCTCCTGCTGTGACAACCACCCATCTTTTAGAACCGTATAACCCCCATGAAGAGCTGAATGGTAATTAAAGATTATTTCcctcatttattaaaaattaaatcagtaATTGTATTTGATctgatgaaaatgtatttgatcTTCTTGATGAAAAATACACAAGCAAACCCAGACAAAGGCCACCGTGCATGGGAAGGATCAAGTGTTGATTAAAGCACGTTTTCCATGGATTTTGGCCCTCACATTGGACACTCTCCATGGATgatgtatttaaattttaaggGGTTTAGGGCTGCAGGTGAAAGATTTAACTAGCTGGAGGAAAGCCTAATAGCACTGAAAGAAATAGGAGTGCCTTccaaagggaaggagagatCCTCCTAATGAATGTGCAGTCTCTGGCTTCACTCTGAAGAAATACccaatttttcttcactgtatcTCAGAGCATTTACACACCAAATTGCCATCAAAGTGCCAGCCACCCCTTTACCTTttgggaagaagcagcagccctgtccCCTGTGGGATTATGGTTAAACCGATTTGTGCTTGTAGGACCCCAGGCTtctaattgtttctttttctttcctttttttttttttattctctctctctctctctcttttttttttttttaattcctgtaatCCTGGATGATTCGGAGCAGATGCTTTGAGATTACTGCCAGGGCCCAAAGGTGCCTGCAGGAGGAAAACAGCCCGAGGTGGCCGGGTGACAGATCCAGCcagagcccagggctggctgcagctgggtttTGGCCCTGCACCCAGATTTTGGGGGAACCCAAAGCCACCTTTTCCCTCTTGCCAGCCCAGCCGCGGTGCCAGCCCTCAGGCACCGGCGCTGTGGATGGGAAAGATGAAAACATATGGGGTTGCCAGGGAGaatttgcttttcctccctgctcctgagCATGTGTGAAAATCCCCTGGGTGTTGGCAGGATCCATCGCACCTGAAACCCCGAGGGAAGGTGAAGGGGAGCTGTGACACGCTCCACGGGCCGCAGGTCCTGGGGTGAGACCCCTCTTTATAATGTGTCAGAAGATGTGGTTCCAGCTGCTGTCAGATGCAACTTGAGGGtttggctccatcctgcagctcttctctggggcagcccctgcccggcTTTCCTAGGAAAAAACAAGGGACTGTGTTGGCCAGAGAGACAGCGAGAGGCTTGGATGGGACAAACAAACATTGAGCTTCCTGTATGCACACTGATGGTGTCTTAAAAAACAGCCTTTGAcgccttttccttcctccacccCTTCCTAGCCCAGGTGGGGTGGGCTGGGACCTGCTTTGAGTCTTTGGGAAGCGATTCCCGACCCTACACAAAAGCAAACCCCTGTTCTTCTGTGTGTTCCTGCTATGGTTTTGCAAGTCTCTAACGCTGCAACTTCAGGCAGCCATTTAGGCTAAAATCTCTTCTCTgatcttaaatatttaacaaatagCATACAAAGCTGTGTAATATCTGCAATATTCATACTCTGGGCTGCAAGCTGGAAGCACTCGGGTTTGGTATGGGGGTTATGTGAGGTTTTCCTTTGAA
This region includes:
- the SIX6 gene encoding homeobox protein SIX6, whose protein sequence is MFQLPILNFSPQQVAGVCETLEESGDIERLGRFLWSLPVAPAACEALNKNESVLRARAIVAFHTGNYRELYHILENHKFTKESHAKLQALWLEAHYQEAEKLRGRPLGPVDKYRVRKKFPLPRTIWDGEQKTHCFKERTRHLLREWYLQDPYPNPSKKRELAQATGLTPTQVGNWFKNRRQRDRAAAAKNRLQQQVLAQGSGRSLQAEEESGGEALGAPSSPAASLSSKAATSAISITSSDSECDI